ATCGGGGACAGGACTCCGGCGAGCAGGAACTGGCCGGAGCCGAGAAACGCGGAGGCGGAGCCGGCGGCCTTGCCGGCGCGGGAGATGGCCAGGGCGGAGTTGTCGGCGAAGTTGAGTCCCATGGAGGCGACGACGGTGAAGAGTCCGGCGAGGATGTACCACCGCGGGGCGTCGAGAAGCGCGACGGTGAGCAGGTAGCCGGTGGCCACGAGCATGACGATGTTGCCGATCCGGGCCAGCGGCAGCGGGCCGACCTTCGTCACCAGGTGGGCGTTGAGCAGGGCGACGAGGAACATGCCGGTGGTGTTGGCGGCGAAGATCATGGCGTACTGGACCGGGCTGAAGCCGTAGTGCTCCTGGAGGATGAACGGGGAGGCGGAGACGTAGGCGAACATCGTGGCGAAGGAGAAGATGAAGCCGGTGGTGAAGGAGACGTAGGCCCGGTCGGCGAGGAGCTTCCGGACGGAGGTGAGGAGGGGCCGCCACCCACCGGCTGTGCGGTCGGACGCGGGCAGGGTCTCCGGGACGGCCCGCCACACGCCGAGGGCGACGATGACGTTGAGGCCGGCGAGCACCCAGAACACGCCCCGCCAGCCGACGCCGTCCACGAGGATGCCGCCGACGACGGGTCCGATGACCGGGGCGATGCCGCCGAGGAGCATGAGCAGGGAGAACACCCGCGCGAGTTCGGGCCCGTGCGTGAGGTCGGCGGCCACCGCGCGGGCGAGGACGACGGCGGTGCCGCCGGCCAGCCCCATGAGGAAACGGGCGAGGAACAGCAGCCAGGCGTGCGGCGCCACGGCGGCGAGCACCGTCGCCACGGCCAGGGCCACGGATCCGGTGAGGAACAGGCCGCGGCGTCCTCGCGCGTCGGACCAGGGCCCGGCGGCGAGCTGGCCGACGGCCATGCCGGCGAGGAAGAACGTCAGGGTCAGCTGCGCGCCGGCCTGGCTGAGGTCGAGGTCACGCGCCAGCTGGGGCATGCCCGAGAGGTACATGTTGATCGACAACGGCTCGGCCATGGAGACCAGCGCGAGCACGCCCAGGATGAGCGGCGGAATCACCCCACGGGTCACAGCCCGGCGACCTCACCGATGACGTAGACAGCCGGTGCCTCGACGGCGTGGTCGGTCATGGTCTCGGCGAGGGTGCCCAGGGTGCAGCGGAAGCTGCGCTGCCCGTCGGTGGTGCCCTCCTGGATGATCGCGGCCGGGGTCTCCGGGGCGAGGTCGGCGGCCATGAGGGCGTCGGCGATGGCGGCGACGTGGCGCACGCCCATGATCACGGAGATGGTCCCCCCGGTCCGCGCCAGGGCGGACCAGTCCACCAGGGATGACGGGTGGCCGGGCGGCAGGTGCCCGGAGACCACGGTGAAGGAGTGCACGACACCG
Above is a window of Corynebacterium suedekumii DNA encoding:
- a CDS encoding Bcr/CflA family efflux MFS transporter, translated to MTRGVIPPLILGVLALVSMAEPLSINMYLSGMPQLARDLDLSQAGAQLTLTFFLAGMAVGQLAAGPWSDARGRRGLFLTGSVALAVATVLAAVAPHAWLLFLARFLMGLAGGTAVVLARAVAADLTHGPELARVFSLLMLLGGIAPVIGPVVGGILVDGVGWRGVFWVLAGLNVIVALGVWRAVPETLPASDRTAGGWRPLLTSVRKLLADRAYVSFTTGFIFSFATMFAYVSASPFILQEHYGFSPVQYAMIFAANTTGMFLVALLNAHLVTKVGPLPLARIGNIVMLVATGYLLTVALLDAPRWYILAGLFTVVASMGLNFADNSALAISRAGKAAGSASAFLGSGQFLLAGVLSPIVGLVASAGLSQPVAMAAVMVVTAIIATVGVHSGARALGHVN